One window of Cucurbita pepo subsp. pepo cultivar mu-cu-16 chromosome LG19, ASM280686v2, whole genome shotgun sequence genomic DNA carries:
- the LOC111780951 gene encoding calcium-dependent protein kinase 32-like, which translates to MGNCCAAPPRDTEDHLKGKKKKKPNPFSIDYGVNHFACGNGGTHKLTVLTNPTGREIGLQYELGRELGRGEFGITHLCTDKVTGENFACKSISKKKLRTAVDVEDVRREVQIMRHFPKHQNIVSLKDTYEDDNAVHLVMELCEGGELFDRIVARGHYTERAAAVVTKTIVEVVQMCHKQGVMHRDLKPENFLFGNKKENAPLKAIDFGLSVFFKPGEKFNEIVGSPYYMAPEVLKRNYGPEVDVWSAGVVLYILLCGVPPFWAETEQGVAQAIIRSVLDFRRDPWPKVSDNAKDLVRKMLDPDPKRRLTAQEVLDHPWLQNVKKAPNVSLGETVKARLKQFSVMNKLKKRALRVIAEHLSVEEVAGIKEGFDKMDTSNKGKINIDELRVGLHKLGHQIPDTDLQILMEAGDINKDGYLDCGEFVAISVHLKKMGDDEVHLKKAFDFFDLNQSGFIEIEELRVTLADEIEGNCEEVINAIINDVDTDKDERISYDEFALMMKAGTDWRKASRQYSRERFNNLSVNLMKDGSLRVAQ; encoded by the exons ATGGGGAACTGTTGCGCTGCACCACCTCGGGACACTGAGGATCATCtcaaagggaagaagaagaagaagccgaATCCCTTTTCAATTGATTATGGCGTTAACCACTTCGCCTGCGGTAACGGCGGCACCCATAAGCTCACCGTCTTGACCAACCCCACCGGTCGTGAAATTGGGCTTCAATACGAACTGGGTCGGGAGCTTGGCCGAGGGGAGTTTGGGATTACGCACCTATGCACCGATAAGGTCACCGGAGAGAACTTTGCTTGTAAATCGATTTCGAAGAAGAAGCTTAGAACCGCTGTGGATGTTGAAGATGTTCGGCGGGAGGTTCAGATTATGAGGCATTTTCCGAAGCATCAGAACATTGTGAGTTTGAAGGATACGTATGAAGATGATAACGCTGTTCATTTGGTTATGGAGCTTTGTGAAGGCGGTGAGTTGTTTGATCGGATTGTGGCTCGAGGGCACTACACAGAACGCGCTGCTGCTGTTGTTACAAAGACCATTGTTGAAGTTGTTCAG ATGTGTCACAAGCAGGGTGTTATGCATCGAGACTTGAAACCCGAGAACTTTTTGTTCGGAAACAAGAAGGAAAACGCACCGTTGAAGGCAATTGATTTTGGATTGTCAGTGTTCTTTAAACCTG GTGAAAAATTCAATGAGATTGTTGGAAGTCCGTATTACATGGCTCCCGAGGTTCTAAAACGAAACTATGGCCCCGAAGTAGACGTCTGGAGTGCTGGTGTTGTACTTTACATTTTGCTTTGTGGTGTGCCACCATTTTGGGCTG AAACCGAACAAGGAGTTGCGCAAGCAATTATACGATCAGTTCTCGATTTCAGGAGAGACCCTTGGCCTAAAGTTTCGGATAATGCGAAAGACCTCGTGAGAAAGATGCTTGATCCTGACCCGAAACGGCGACTGACTGCACAAGAAGTGCTCG ATCATCCATGGTTACAGAATGTGAAGAAAGCTCCTAATGTGTCCTTAGGAGAAACGGTGAAGGCAAGACTTAAGCAGTTCTCTGTGATGAACAAGCTGAAGAAAAGAGCTCTAAGG GTAATTGCTGAGCACTTGTCGGTCGAGGAAGTTGCTGGTATAAAGGAGGGGTTCGATAAGATGGATACTAGcaataaaggaaaaattaacATAGACGAGTTACGAGTAGGTTTACATAAATTAGGCCATCAGATCCCGGATACGGATCTTCAAATTCTGATGGAAGCT GGTGATATAAACAAGGATGGATATCTAGATTGTGGAGAATTTGTAGCCATTTCCGTTCACCTTAAGAAAATGGGCGATGACGAAGTGCATCTAAAGAAAGCGTTCGATTTCTTTGATCTAAACCAAAGTGGTTTCATAGAAATCGAGGAACTTCGAGTGACCTTAGCCGATGAGATCGAAGGAAATTGTGAAGAAGTCATTAATGCCATTATTAACGATGTTGATACAGATAAG GACGAGCGAATAAGCTATGATGAGTTTGCGTTGATGATGAAGGCAGGTACGGATTGGAGGAAAGCATCGAGACAGTACTCTCGAGAGCGGTTCAATAACTTGAGTGTGAACTTGATGAAAGATGGGTCATTGCGAGTAGCACAATGA